TCTTAAAGCAATAATATAGAGTATAGTAACTTACAAATCTTCTAAGCGCATAGAAGCCCATTCCTTTGGAATGGAACCAGTCAGATAGTTACGGCTAAGGTCTCTGAAACCAAATTTTTTGTGTTAATTGAACCATTTCTATCACTAAGACTGTAAGAATCTATGAAAATTCTGAAGACTTTGTTTTGCGTTGATGACTTACAAAACTTTGAGGTGACGAAGCTTGGAGAACTCAGGAGGGACGATGCCTGTTAGGTTCTGCGACTTCAGAGCTCTGCGAAACAGAGCACAATAAACCGGATATGAGGTTAAACCGGATACATAATTTCTATTTACCTACAGTTAACCATAAATAACCTATAGTTGGCTTTAACAACTGATAATGGGAAGCTCTTCTGTGAGTAAGTAAGTTTGGGGCAAAAGAGAAATTTCCTCAAAAACTTTTTTGGGGCAAATCTTTTACATATTAAAGCGTAAGTTAAAATAAagatgataaaatatttttatatataaatcgtgttattttaatatttgagtgttttctattttattttttagtcaTGATATGATTTACATCTAATTAAAAACGCAGCAATTGTTTCATCTACTTAAACAAACAgtacaaataaattttagtttcatttcAACATAATGACAAAATCGCATTCTGAATACTCTCATAGATCGCAGACACTCTGAGTaactttattttgtaataacATACACTTATGACTTTTACTAATTATAAGATAACAATTAAAAACATATGTTTAAAGAGATTCCTGAGGcgacacaaaaaaaattataattaaagtGACTTTTGGAGGTATATTCATTGAATTGTTGGAATGTTTTTGTCTTTGACGATTTATTAAGAAAGTCGGCACAAATCTCTTGGTTACGATAAAAACAAAGCTCAAAGTAAACGCGTTAATCTATTTTGAATCTTAGCCTATAGTCAACGGTTCAGTCAACGATCAGCTGCCATGTACAGCTTGGCAAATAAACTTGTCGTCACAAAGAGACAAACCAAACTAATAAGCTTTCTAATAATAAATCTTCCGTAGTTTCACAAGTATTTTGTACATCCACCAAACTCTTATTGATTAGCTCTCTTAATCATCCTAAAAACGATATGATTCTAATCCTGTTTTCTTACAAAAACTTGGACTTTAATTTAGTAAGTTGGTAGAACATGGTATATATAGTTAGCGGTTATCACTAAAGCGCGTCCGTCGTGTAGttaatgaaaacataattaaatcTACGACCTTCTACTCACCAAGAAAGTAACTAGTGCGTTCTGTGACCATAAACATTGTGATTTGTGACTACTCTTTTTAGCTTTTGGTTTCCTTATTTTTTgctttaaaaagtaaaaaaattaaaaataaatctactGATGCAATTCCTAAATACTATTCCATGAGAAAGTAATTTTAACCGTGGCATATTCAAACTCCCTTGTTTATTTACTGATGATCAATACCAAAGACAAAGTACATGATTTGAGACCGACATCATTATTAGACTAAATATACGTTTGAATATTCCAAAAAATGGGTAAAAAATACAGAAGATAAGGTGGAGGAGGAAGAAAAAGCCTTACATTCTGATGACATGGCAAGATGAGTTCAGAGGAAGAAAGGAGCAATCGCAAGTGATATTACTCTCAAACTCTTTGGATGTGTAAATGGTAACAACCCAGTTGCCTTGACCACTACATGGATCTTTGTTGAAGTCCCAGTCTTTCTTCCCTAGCTTCTTCCCTATCTCCTTCAGTGCTCTCACTTTCCATTTTcaatttacaaaaagaaaacattacgAAAGTGCTCTGGTTTTTAAATTTCAAGAAGTATGAAGAAGGCGATAGAGATGCATACAAAGAAACGTACAAACAAGAAGTGAGAGACAAAGTATTAATCTCAGTTGGAAACTGTTAAAGAGATGAAAGAAGAGAGCTTAGAAGTGGTTTAAGATTACCTTCAGCCTCGTGGAGTTTATTGTTGTCAGAAAATCCAAGACGCCCATGGAAAATCAGTGTGAAGAGGAGGATGATGAAATATTTGCTAAGCCAAGAAATCATCCCTTTCAAATGGAAAagaatgaataaaatattgtatcACTTCTCGGATAAAGCGTGTAAGAGATATGGAGAGAAAGACATATGGTGAATTAGGAAGTAGGTAATGGTAATGAGAGCTTATGGGGCCACTTCAGTCGTCGAGATTTAAATATAGACGCAGTACTTTGtgatgtttattttatataaagcttatttaataatttaacaaaatgttGACCgaataattagaaaatatatcaGCTTATTAAATAGTATATACTACTAAATTAGAAGTAGTAATGGTACAAATTACTATTGAATTTATATTTCACCTTTAGAATGTGTATATCAATGGAGGGAATTGTTTGCCTCCTAAATCGCTATGTCAATCACAACCCATCGGAGAAAACATTTTGGTCCTGGTTGTATAtcacttataagttataactagATTATGATCCGCCCTTTGGAAGCgtggaatattttacgatgaattttttactaataacttaataaatattttggtaacttttaaagagtgtatttaaaatatttttgcatttaaatcaatgtttctaaattcaacccgattgtgattataccggttaatccagagatctgacaattcaatttaagtttttaaaatattcatattaacaaaaatcactaaaattcgagactaaccgattgaactgatggatgaccaatatgtaatctaatttgatttaaattttaatagtttcataatttgtaatcttataatccaaaatttaaggttcattattttgcaatttatgaaattatgatgtttctacaaaattttaaagaaaatgatagatataaaatattaagattaattattgtattgtttggaaacattgatagtagtataaaatatattgtttggaaacattaatagtagtaagaaataaatatattgtttcgaaacatggatagtagtataaagaaagaaatattaatgatttaacgtaggtttaactataaagtataaatgtatatttaatttaaaaacttacaaaataaatgttaggtccaacaaaatgtttctgttttaataagatagatgaaggagaaaattctctttcttttatttactttgaaattttacatgggtaaaaaaaaattctatctAATTCCTCGTGTTACAAGaaagtaaaatacaaatacaatttAACTCTTATTCAAACAATTTACTCTACCCTTTCTCTCtcgtttttttccttttgttttcttcttatttattctatattttcCAATCAAACTCTGCAATGACAAACCATGAAATGTATATAAATCTACAAAATGTTGAAATCTTtatgtaaagaaaaataaaaagacaaaaaggcaaaaaataaaagaataaaaaatcttgatgtaaagtaaaaataacagatgtatctatactattatatGGGAAGATagcaaatacaaaaaaaaaaaaaagaagatagcAAATACTATAATTATGAAATCTGATTCTTCTATATATTCagctttttaacatttttatctCAATACTAATTTTTTACTGGTTCACCGATCGATGATCAAACCTACCcactatatataatttcaaagaACAATTAGAAATCTCGGATCCGGGTTGAAAATGGAGAAATTGTCACACCCTATATATGCATGTCGGTTGTTTCATCGTATTTATGACAGTCGTTGAGATCATTTTTCAAAGTCCATGATTATTGATGCTACTGGTCTGCTTATATTAGTCCAAAGGCATGTGTTACTAAGTTATAGATGTTGTGTACCCAACTACCCATTCCTTTTTGTTTCCCTTACGAGAGAGAGGATTAACAGATTACTGTTAAAGTATTCATCGCCCATAGGCCATAGTTGTCTTTCAGCTGTAGTCTTTTagatttttccttttctttgccACATGTTTTAATTGTTTCGTTAGCAGCTTCTTAAACAGGCAAGCAATACTggcaataaaaatataatagtgaTAACAAAACaagatttaattaaattattcacATGTTACACTAAGTGAAAAAATCCGACTTTCTGCCCGAGATTTGTAGTATATGTTTTCGTTTAAGGTTTGTTCGATGTCgaaaatgtattttcttttgtgttgGAAATTCAAACCCTATACAAAGTAATTTTTGTATGTTTAGCAGATACATCTAACAAATTCTAAAATGTTTAGCCCGCAAACAGTAGAAAGTGGGGTTCCAATTTTATATACGGGATACCTTTCTCCTGGTCCCGAGTGATTACATGTAATTATATGCAGCGGATAACTGAGTCTCATCTTGATTTTGGTTTCAAATATCAGATACACATTGCATTATTGGCTTCGCTTTCACTTTGACAGGGGCCCACACACTTTTATGAAAAGAGAGGTATTCGCAAACATATAAAGACTATGCAAaggacaaaaataaaaagttttaaagtaCTTTACTgcctttttttgtttgttgtattGTTGAGTTGCGGAACAACTGGACGATTAAGATTGATAGCTAGAGACAACCGAAACTTCTCCAAGGTTTTTATGATCTGGTATGAAGTGAAAATATGATAAACCAGAATAAGCGATTCGTATGCAGACGCACAGTTTCATCTCGTTTTCTCTCTTGAGAATATCAACCTCTAGGCTAGCTCTAGACAGTTTTAACTTCCCATAAAATCGATACATAAAAGGTCTAAATTGTTTCATATACTTGGTGAAACGATAGATTAAAATACCAAAATGAGACTGGTAGGTACATTGCCAAAACCTTTTATTTTCAACTGTTATTTTTGGATAAGAGTACCCATCAAcaacaaaaggaagaagaaaaccaTAGTATCTTGTATTATTTGcatgcatatatatttatattgttaatGATCATGTTCTGTGATCTAGTGTTTGTATGGTGTTCACTTAACGTGGCTTCCGATGCGTACAACAATTCCGTCAATGTCTCGAACGTATCCAACCTTCTGGCCCCACTCCTTGTCCTCCGGCTCGCTCACTGCCACCGCACCATTCTCCACAGCCCTCTACACAATGCATCATCTCACTCGTATCAACACAAATCGAAGATGTCGGTCataaacacaatatatataacagTTATCGAGACGAGTATAATTAATTGAGTAACCTTGAAGGCCGCGTCAACATCAAGGTAACAGAAACAGACTTCAAGGGGTGCTCTCTCACGTTCTGAACACGTAGACTGAACTTTACCGGTTAGGTCATCCGTCTCATGCTGGTGAAGCGGTGTGAATGCTATCGTTGTTTGCCCGCTCTCTAGCTCTCCCCAcctgtgtatatatatgtacgtTATATGTATAAGTTTAaccttgatgatatttttttttctttggcccacaatttatatataataaaggtTACACAATTACACACTCGAGAAGACATAGATCTGCACAAGAAAACGTAACAGAATAGAATATAAAAAAGTAACCTGTGGGACTCGTCAAGACGACGAACGTTGTAACCAAAGGCTCTCGAGTAGAATTCTACGGATTTCGCTACGTCCCTAACGTACACCACCGTGTAAGCATACGCTGGTTTAATGATACTCGACGCCATTCTTTTTCAATCCTTGTAGATTCTCCGACTCAGTTTAATCATATCATCATCAAAGCCTCAGGTCAATTTGCAAAACACATAAGAGATCTCTCTTTACGGCGAGCACAACACGTGGGCAAACTTCGTGTCTAGTCTTTTTGCTGCCACGTTGAGCATTTGTTGGGCCTATGATTACAAATGGGCCTTTAGCTTTAGTTTCGGCGGAGGTGACGTGgcgtttttcattttttgtctgAATCCTATCTTAAGTAAGGAAGCAATCTACCACCGTCGATTTGTTATAATCGACGTACTATATTTGTTACGAAGCTTTCACGCGGATCGCAATCTCTAACCATTGAAAGGAGATTGAATCTAACGGCTACTATCTGttctctctttatatatatataactcaatCTCTCTATTCTTTCTCACCGTCAGAGCTGCAACTgaatttacctttttttttttaaatactttgcgAGAAGATGTCAGGAAGAGGGAAAGGAGGAAAGGGATTGGGAAAGGGAGGAGCCAAGAGGCACAGGAAGGTGCTGAGGGATAACATCCAAGGTATCACCAAGCCTGCTATCCGTCGTCTTGCTCGCCGAGGTGGAGTCAAGCGTATAAGCGGTCTGATCTACGAGGAGACAAGAGGAGTCCTCAAGATCTTCCTCGAGAATGTCATCCGCGACGCCGTCACCTACACCGAGCACGCCAGGAGGAAAACCGTCACCGCCATGGATGTGGTCTATGCGTTGAAGAGGCAGGGACGCACTCTCTACGGTTTCGGCGGTTAAATTGAATCGACGGAGTTGGGGATTAGGGTTTGAAAATTTGGGGATCTGAAAATTTCTTTGTTTCTGATTTAGCTGAAGTAAATCCACGACTATTGTGTATCGTTTTATGCTATGTTGTTAGCCAACGTTATGTTAAATGAATCTTATCAAAACTTATGATGAGAATTTCTAATTAGAATGTTTTATATTGAAATCATCTTGTATAAATCCCAATCTGCAGGCGTTAATCAAACCTGCAAAATTAGTGTGCTCATCATGTATATACCAATTATAATGCACGTCCATCTTCAAATAAGGTTTAATGTTAAAATGATTACACTagtaaagaaacaaaacacTGAAGGTAGGATGAAACTTCCCGCTGCAAGCAATGGCACACTGGAAGAAGTCTgtgaaaattaaaacaaatctcCTTATTAAGGTGAAAATCTCTGAGCGAGGAAGAAGGTTTCTGAGCCCAGATTGGCAAGGGACTATGTAACCTATCTACTTCGGATCTTATTGGGCCTATAAAAAATATGACTATAGCAATATGGGTCTATAAGAATGTCCCGCGATTTGACAACATAACACGTTCGAAAACTAATTTTCTAATTTAAGAGTGAGTTTTGGTCTTGTCACAAATTTGATGCAATGAAAGAATACTATGTACTTTATGTTTCTACGAAATTGATACACGATTGATATCAAAACCCTGAAGCGTATGTTTTGTAAggttaaaataaaactaaagtatTGAGTGAGATACTGTAATTTAAAGACCATATTGTTCTTATTTCATTACtgtatattctctttttttagTAGTGAGTTAGTTGCATAACAGATAAAAGAATGTCAAGTATCGATCAACGTCTCAGCTAAAAAAAACCAACTTAAAATGTTTGAAATTGGAGATGGTGAACGTATATAGTTCATGCGctgcatttttttatattcagttTTAGATAAAAGAATGATTAATTACATTAATTATCATACGTCTTCCATATCATCCGTCGTCCCAAAAC
The Raphanus sativus cultivar WK10039 chromosome 1, ASM80110v3, whole genome shotgun sequence DNA segment above includes these coding regions:
- the LOC108834357 gene encoding uncharacterized protein LOC108834357, with amino-acid sequence MASSIIKPAYAYTVVYVRDVAKSVEFYSRAFGYNVRRLDESHRWGELESGQTTIAFTPLHQHETDDLTGKVQSTCSERERAPLEVCFCYLDVDAAFKRAVENGAVAVSEPEDKEWGQKVGYVRDIDGIVVRIGSHVK
- the LOC108834354 gene encoding histone H4 gives rise to the protein MSGRGKGGKGLGKGGAKRHRKVLRDNIQGITKPAIRRLARRGGVKRISGLIYEETRGVLKIFLENVIRDAVTYTEHARRKTVTAMDVVYALKRQGRTLYGFGG